Sequence from the Eurosta solidaginis isolate ZX-2024a chromosome X, ASM4086904v1, whole genome shotgun sequence genome:
CATTGCAAacgaataaattttaatttttcgtaacatttacattattttttgtatttggcTCGACGACAAGTTTAAATGTTGTTAGCGAGGACAATATGCCCAGTGCTCCGCTACCTAATGGTGCAGCAGTCGCTGAGGTAGTCGTCGAATCTTCGCTTTATATCAAACCAAAGGTAAATATGAGACCTCAAGTACGTCGTGTACGTAGTATACCCTTTGATATGCCTTTGACTAGCGCTTCATTGCTAGAACATATACGTGTTAAGCGCGTACCAAAATATCAATCACTTCCACCTCAATATGGACAGTCACAGGCTACAGCAAATGCTGCTGCGCATGATATCAAATACGTACGCTACGGTACAAATACTGCAGCATCAAACGCTGGGGCACAGGCATTTAATACATTCGGTCCAAATGGTTCATTTGGTGCATCTTCAGCTGGTACAATATCGCAAGCCACCCAGATGGGCCCATTAGGAGTACAAAACTCTGTTGGCGCATCGTTGAGTCAAACATATACTCTACCAAATGGACAAACAATTAACTTTGCCAGCACGAATAGTTTTGCTAATGGACCATTTGGTAATAACGCCAATAGTCGCGGATCTTCGGTAGCTGTTAGTAAAACTTAAAGTCGTAGCGGTGCTTATTACTCTTTGTAAACAATTGGAAAGTATCAGTAATTTGACATAAATTGTGAAATATAAACGCTGGGCTacgactaaaattaaaaaaatgtaataaacaaATGCGTGAAGTGTAAAGGGGATCAGCATAGCTTTGTTGGAGGCTACATTTTTGAAGGTTTTCATAACTACGGTTTAAGCGCCACAGAAGTAGATGCTGATCAATTAATTACAATGATGAAACATTGCTTAAATGAACTGCCTATTGATAAACCAAAAATGTTGCCAGGCGCTTATACGCCTCTTGTGATTTTGGAACTTATTGCGCTGGGTGTGGATATTTTTGATACAGCCATGTAAACCAATGGATGCGATGGAGCATTTTACAAGCTGTGTTCTTTCCATCAACTGTGTTAACAACAATAGGTTATGGCAACATTGTGCCCGTAACAACGGGTGGACGcgtcttttgcatttgctttgcGCTGGTTGGTATTCCATTTACACTTACCATCATCGCAGATTAGGGTCGTCTCTTTGCCACAGCCGCCTCGGTGAGGTGCAACTACATGCCGAAAGTGCCGAATTTCAGCAACTTTATTGGAAAGACATGGTTTCATGCGATTTTGGCGGTTGGATTTCTGGGTGTCGATTTGGCTGCTGGCGCCTGCCTGTTGCTGCTCTCGGAGGATGACATATGAATATCAGGCTGCATCTCCCAGTTCTATCAGAATACAAGCAACCCGATGATTGGAATTAATTTATGATGGTAAGTAGGTAGTAATGACAGCTAAACCACCTTAATTTCAAATCAGTTAATTTAAAGGTGAAACAACGCTTAACAAAACAACTGCCTCACATGCTACTACAGCCAAACCACAGGAACATGGAGAACCTGCGCCCAACATAACGGAGATTGATACGCCAACGGATTTCAAAGGTATGATGTGGAACTATATTCCCTTACGGTAATAAAATATTAGCAGCCccattctaaacgaaaattccgtgcgagttttttcccttctcccattcctcgtattttaaataaaaattccttgtgagtttttccaCTTCTCCCTtccctcctattctgaacaatgttcgaaagagAGAAAACCGGTTaggggagaaaagtaggtattatgaatgtgagggagagggagatttctttgccatttcataggagtttttttcactagttaaatcaAAGGGAATACatcaaaaatagttaaaggaaactagttcttttaagaaagaacacttaattgtacaaatttgttctaaaatatgtatttacattgtaccacaatattctcactgttaatacaacagcaacaacaaccacaatattctttagtttaagtcgaaaagtatatcataagcaacggaagagctctttgaatatttgatgtagccatccagaaattgcgcaatgatttttttaagaaggcttagtgagattttggcatatggcgaaaggcgaactcaactcgacatgGCCGCCAGAaatttgctttgcagaatgagaGCAGGcctctccggcggatttgtgttatcccgccgtcttcttcttatgctcctcagtggatgttgctgtggcaccaattcattactcatttcacatgaaatgcaataatgtgcgtgGTTtacaccttatttcttaatttcaaacaaattagcAACAATCATTAGaccttacaaatttttttttttttttttttaaacaaaataagaaatgcgcaatgagatttcaattgacaaaacagctgacttcgaaaattggaaattcctattccccaattttgcttctccctaggagaaaagaattggaggaatttttccgcgggaatatttagaattggtatgTAGATGTTTTAAGACAAAATCATGATTATTGATTCACTGGTATGCtgtggcagatagcggatctgcggtagggttctgttggcctcattcgtggtgaacgagagctgggttatgggatttgttggcctcgttcggggtgaacgagagctgagtTACGGGTTGTAGGCCTCGTtcagggtgaacgagagctgggtttccggctcgaaggaccaatgttttgcggggcagtgtggacccgggcAAGTCGGGCGTGTgtgtcgcaaataaaaagaaagcaaagaaaagaattagGGCGAGTAATAACAACTgtattcacgttataaacaatataaattctcagctttatttatcatcaaaaagggaattgcttcacaaactaattcgaattcaaagttcttaaaattgttaattacacattcgtgcacggcaaatgttagtaatatgacgaccgcaaattgttggataaattacaattcaaaaatagaaatattggtggctgattgccggacaattgccaagtgcaaattctaatgTTAGAAAATCGCAATTATTAAGAAGAATCACAATAGCAAGGTGCGATTATAGCATAATTATATGCACAACCTatgaaaagatacgtaatatgataactcaactgtgagatagctgctggctcgttgacgttccaaaatagaaaaggcagaccaagaccgcgaacaagtccgcggcacccgccgatagctaactttcgttgagtttttccccttcaaagttagctttcggctggtgttagccgttaccggtaataataataaaaactaatgtgcgtgttagggtggtcctaaatatttaggctggtggcctaaacaggaTGGATTTAATTTACATAATTTTAAGGATAACattgttatacatacatatacatatatgaatgtgGGATGAATTATATGTATACCATATAATCAGTAGTCGAAATAATGCCGATTTCGAAGTAGCTATGAGTTTGTTTGACTGAGTTAttataggctcattccatttgaAGACACCCGGTCCGCACAGGAcgtgatttttgatttcgatgcaattttaatttgttgttctttggtcaaaataatgaaacacgtgttttttttttgcttcaaaaaaactttttttcggatctatcggcaattgaattccataaaatgcaatcggtattttattcacctattttttcaactgtcaaaaattaaccgattctcatgattttttctttgaaatgttcgttattacttttaatttatataaatttataaacaattgcatatagttaaaaaaaaacaatatttttttagtatttaatacaaatttatgacttttttcattttgcttattttgttttgttgattttccgacagggtggataaatgatgtatattggaacgattttccgtcatcccttgtcaaatttggttttgagacaaaccggtttcggcgttgtgccatcatcagtgtcgattttcgttctgttctgttgttgtcgtttgtcctgtatttatagttcgtaggtacatgagcaggtattgtcaaaattgatgtttgtgtatatttagttatatgtatgtgctgtgtgtttatTCAGAAcagagggtggtttactaattatttataattttaataattatttataagAGCATGTAAATATTTTCCTATTGTGGTGATTGATCattaatgttgtttttgtaattttttcctcaAATAAATTTCACAGTCCCGCCCCAGAAGATGCTAAAAAATATCTTAGCGAAATGTTGGGCTGCAAGgtggaaaaaactttgttttaCTCGCACCCCACATAAACCAGATCATTGTGTCGATATGTCCACATGCTTTTTGCAGAGAATGCGGAAGCTTGGTTTTGGAGGCATCACAGGCAAACAGATCGACTGAATTGGGAGGAAATTTGTGAAGGATtaagacaaaaataaaaagacCGCGACTACGGCCGAACAAggacaattaggactgtgatataaactgtaaggtttaataatttaggtgtaaagttttgatgttaaaaatatataattatgtacaatatagaattcttttgtcgcagacgaaaaagcataattatcgttaaagcttacaatgaacttataaagtgttatatttctttagagtcaatttattgtttactttttagttaattttattaaccaataataaaagcttatttttaaaaaagtttttttttctttaattttattttttactttttagttcgttttattaacaagtaatagaagcttattCTTAGAAaagcatttttcttaaatttaatttaaataggattttttttaagtttttagtagggtaaaatattgtttaaattagttacgtaatctttacttagttatttgtaacgttcctcattctatccatttcttttaatgcatcaacttactttttagttaattttattagccaataataaaagcttatttttaaaaaagttttttttctttaattttagttttttctttaattttattatatcataatccgaatatattggggcatattcataatcgaaataaaatgtgactaagttagttgaagcatttttgacagagagcacatataaaattatatcaaacagtgttaaataacttaactttgcctatggcgcgttcagtttacaactaatCATTGCTGATCTCTCCtatgtgggttaaatctgttttaaaataaaattctactttcgcttagctaaaattccatcgccaaaaatctgtaaaacaaaatcaagtgcgcagaaaagtatgcaacacttaccgataacagcctaacggcgttagcgttcgttgtatcacagaatttttacactttgaaaatgacggctgttgtttgcaaggttgcattcctttgagtcttcgttttcaccatctggattaacaaagtcatgagcctggatattcgtgcaattttagtgatgtaaattgcatggcgccagcgccaatacggtgccagctcaatggtagctcattgacgaaatgactccaatcgaatatttgacgttacttagtagtgagtgcgtagtacatttcacttgcgctattgagtgaaacgacttttgtgtgtcaggcacgagtttggtgttattggcgctactggcaatgatgacaaagagctgatggcggtagcgctggtagttcagcttttgagttgtatattttaaatttaatgcacaattaatatgggtgtgtttgagcggccaaataataacagtagtattgctaaagtgctgc
This genomic interval carries:
- the LOC137234203 gene encoding uncharacterized protein, with protein sequence MPSAPLPNGAAVAEVVVESSLYIKPKVNMRPQVRRVRSIPFDMPLTSASLLEHIRVKRVPKYQSLPPQYGQSQATANAAAHDIKYVRYGTNTAASNAGAQAFNTFGPNGSFGASSAGTISQATQMGPLGVQNSVGASLSQTYTLPNGQTINFASTNSFANGPFGNNANSRGSSVAVSKT